CGCGCTTCGCCCGCGTGCGTCCGGACATGAGCATCGACGAGGCCATCGGCTACCTGCGCAAGCAGGCGCGCGAGCGGGTGGAGACCGTCTATTACGCCTACGTGCTGGACGCCGAGCAGCGCCTGCAGGGCGTGCTGTCCCTGCGCCAGCTCTTCCAGGCCGCGCCGGACAAGCGCGTGGCGGACGTCATGCAGCGCGACGTCATCACCGTGGCGGAGAACACCGACCAGGAGGCCGTCAGCCGCACCTTCTCCGAACACAGCTTCATGGCGATGCCCGTGGTGGACGAGGCGCAGCGCATGAAGGGCATCGTCACGGTGGACGACATCGTGGACGTGGTGCAGGAGGAGGCCACGGAGGACATCCAGAAGGTCGGCGGCATGGAGGCCCTGGACGCGCCGTACTTCGACGTGGGCTTCCTGGCGATGCTCAAGAAGCGCGCCGGCTGGCTGATGGTGCTCTTCCTGGGAGAGATGCTCACCGCCACGGCGATGGGCTACTTCGAACACGAAATCGCGCGCGCCGTGGTGCTGAGCCTCTTCATCCCGCTCATCATCAGCTCCGGCGGCAACTCCGGCAGCCAGGCCACCACGCTCATCATCCGCGCGCTGGCGCTGTCGGAGATGCGGCTGAAGGACTGGTGGCGCGTGGCCCGGCGGGAGCTGGGCACGGGGCTGGCGCTGGGCACGGTGCTGGGGCTCGTGGGCTTCACGCGCGTGATGGTGTGGCAGGGGCTGTTCCACA
The DNA window shown above is from Corallococcus soli and carries:
- the mgtE gene encoding magnesium transporter, with protein sequence MVESPQSQNALSPDELHEAWAVLSGDERLEGFRLLPPAVADDFFLGLSAREQAELILSLPPAERRTWVRLLPPDDLADLVQAVEPDQVNTILSQLDDASRREVNVLLAYAEDDAGGLMNPRFARVRPDMSIDEAIGYLRKQARERVETVYYAYVLDAEQRLQGVLSLRQLFQAAPDKRVADVMQRDVITVAENTDQEAVSRTFSEHSFMAMPVVDEAQRMKGIVTVDDIVDVVQEEATEDIQKVGGMEALDAPYFDVGFLAMLKKRAGWLMVLFLGEMLTATAMGYFEHEIARAVVLSLFIPLIISSGGNSGSQATTLIIRALALSEMRLKDWWRVARRELGTGLALGTVLGLVGFTRVMVWQGLFHSYGDHAVVIGLTVGVSLVGVVLFGTLSGSMLPFILRRVGFDPASASAPFVATLVDVTGLVIYFTAASLFLRGSLL